The Paracoccus albus region TCGCATCTCCTGCTTGGCTTGGTATGGCGATCACGGTCTGTGAAGATGCCTGCGCGGTTCTCTATTACCTGTCGGATGGGATTCCAAGGCAATCCACGACATTAACCAAGCCTTAGCGATTGCTGCCTTAGCCTGCATCTATCCGTTGATTCCAGAAAGGGATGGAAGAATGCAAAGCGAGATGAACAGCTTCGTCGCAGAACCGGCCATCTGGCAAGCACAACTGCCCAACCGCCCCCTGTCGGGGCTGACGGTTCTCCTGGTTGAAGATTCGCGCTACGCGTCAGAGGCGATCCGGCTTCTGTGCTTGCGCTCCGGCGCGCGGATTCGCCGCGCTGACCGGGTTCAGACCGCAATGCGCCATTTGCAGACATATCGACCGAATATCGTATTGGTAGATATGGGCCTGCCAGACGGCGACGGTGCCAGCCTGATTCGCCGAATAAAGGCGGCGGGCGATCAGACGCCACTTGTCCTCGGTATCTCCGGCGATCCGGAGCTTGAAGATGCGGCGATCTCTGCTGGTGCGGCTGGCTTTGTTTCCAAACCCATCGACAGCCTCGCTGCATTTCAGGAAACGCTTCTTGCGGCACTGCCGGATCGTGGCACGCGTTCGGGGCCACGGCTGTTGCCGAATGAGGTGGTGACGCCCGACCCCCGTGCGTTGCGAGAAGACCTTACGCATGTTGCCGATGTGCTGACCGATGCACGCGACGGCGCGTCCATAGACTATATCGCGCGCTTCCTGACTGGCGTTGCACGGTCGGCACATGATACGCCGCTGGCCCAAGCGGCCGCCGCACTCGCCCGCGATCACGAGGCAGGCCGCGGGGTGGCCACCGACCTGACGCGAATCAGTGGTATGGTTCATGAGCGTCTGATTGCTGCGAGCCGTCTGTAGTGCGTTGTAATCGCAATCTGGTGGTGGGATGGCTCGCCCCCGCCGGACCTTCGGCGCAGAGCAAGAGTTAACATCCGCCTACGGACCGGCCTTTGTCCCAGCACTCGGGCTCAATGCAAGCTGCAACTGCCGGACAATCGGTTCAGTCAGCTTCGAAAGACTGGTTCTCTGCCTGCCGTTTTCGTCGAAGTTTCCGGGTGCAAGCCAGTCAGAATAGGCTGGCGCAAGCCGTTCCCAGTCGCCATCAGTCATCGCGAACCATGCCGTGTCACGGTTGCGGCCCTTGATGATCATGTGGTTGCGAAATGTGCCCTCGAACAGGAACCCATATCGCCGCGCCGCACGTCGCGAGGCCGTGTTCAGCGCGTTGCACTTCCATTCAACCCGGCGATACCCGGCACCGAATGCCCAGCTGATCATCAGCATCAGCGCTTCGGAAGCCGCGCGGCTGCGTTGCGCCGCGGATCCGATCATGACATTGCCGATTTCCAATACGCCGTTGGCTGCATCCATCCGCATGAAAGAGGCATAGCCGAATCCCTGCCCTGTGGCGCTGTCGACAAAGGCATAGAACACCGCATCGGATGCGACCGCCTGCGCCATCCAGTCCCGCATATCATCAACGCTGCGAAACGGCCCATTGCTCATGTAGTCCCAAAGGGATTGATCCGCCTGCGTCGCGGCAAATATCTCTTCTGCATGACGGTCAGGATTCAGCCGTTCCAGACGAAGATATCGCCCACCGATGACCTCGGGCCCCGGCGCAGGCGGGGCCTGCCAATTGCTGAGTTCGTCACCCAAGGGCCGTTCGGTATCATACGCTGACATGGCGGAAGAGTATCCGCCATGCCGCAACCCGCAAGCGCATTCTCACCCGCGCCGGGGCGACGGCTCATTCGACCCTAACACTCCGCTCATGGCGATCAACGGATGTGAGCGCCGCATGGGTGTGTCCTATTCTTTCGGCAGCACGCGCAGGCGCAGTTCACGAAGCTGTTCGTTGGTGGGATCACTTGGCGCGTTCATCATCAGATCTTCCGCCCGCTGGTTCATCGGGAACATGATGACCTCGCGGATATTCTGCTCATCCGCCAGCAGCATCACGATCCGGTCGATGCCAGCCGCGCAGCCCCCGTGGGGCGGTGCGCCATAGCGGAAGGCCTTGACCATGCCGCCAAAGCGGTTCTCGACCTCGGACGCCGGATAGCCCGCCAGCTCAAACGCCTTGAACATGATCTCCGGCTTGTGGTTCCGGATCGCGCCCGAGATCAGTTCATAGCCGTTGCAGGCCAGATCGTATTGATAGCCCTTCACCTCAAGCGGGTCGCCATTCAGCGCCTCCATCCCGCCTTGCGGCATGGAAAACGGATTGTGGCTGAAGTCGATCTTGCCCTCGTCGTCCTTCTCATACATCGGGAAATCGACGATCCAGGCGAATTTGAACTGGTTTTCGTCGGTCAGACCCAGTTCGCGCCCGATCTCGTTCCGCGCCCGGCCCGCAACCGCCTCGAACTGCTCGGGCTTGCCACCAAGGAAGAAGGCCGCATCGCCCTCACCCAGACCAAGCTGCTGGCGGATCGCCTCGGTCCGTTCCGGGCCGATATTCTTGGCGATGGGGCCGGCCGCTTCCATGCCGTTCTCACCCTTGCGCCAGAAGATATACCCCATCCCCGGCAACCCTTCCTTCTGGGCAAAGGCGTTCATCCGGTCGGCAAACTTGCGGCTGCCGCCCGTGGGGGCGGGAATGGCGCGCACCTCGGTCCCGTCCTGCTCCAGCAGCTTGGCGAAGATAGCGAAGCCGGAACCGCGGAAATGGTCGGACACCACCTGCATCTCGATCGGGTTGCGCAGGTCGGGCTTGTCGCTGCCATATTTCAGCATCGCCTCGGCATAGGGGATGCGCGGCCAGTCCGCGTCAACCCGGCGCCCGCCGCCAAATTCCTCGAACAGGCCCTGAATCACGGGCTGGATGGCCGCAAAGACGTCCTCTTGCTCGACAAAGCTCATTTCCACGTCAAGCTGATAGAAATCGGTGGGGCTGCGGTCGGCGCGCGGGTCTTCGTCGCGGAAACAGGGTGCGATCTGGAAATAGCGGTCGAAACCCGCCACCATGATCAGCTGCTTGAACTGCTGCGGGGCCTGCGGCAGCGCGTAGAACTTGCCGGGATGCAGGCGCGAAGGAACCAGGAAATCGCGCGCGCCTTCGGGGCTGCTGGCGGTGATGATCGGGGTCTGGAATTCGGTGAAACCGGTATCCCACATACGGTTGCGCAAAGACCGGATCACCTTGGAGCGCAGCATGATATTGTTGTGCAGGCTTTCCCGACGCAGATCGAGGAAGCGGTAGGTCAGGCGCGTTTCTTCCGGATAATCCTGATCGCCGAAGACCGGCAGGGGCAGTTCGTCGGCAGGGCCAAGCACTTCCAGTTCGGTCGCGTAAACCTCAATATCGCCGGTGGGCAGCTTGGGGTTGCGCAGCGCCTCATCCCGCATCTTTACGCGGCCATCGATGCGGATCACGGTTTCCGCCCGCAGTTTCTCCATCGCGGCAAAGGCCGGGCTGTCGCTGTCGGCCAGCACCTGTGTCATGCCGTAATGATCGCGCAGATCGACGAACAGGACCCCCCCGTGATCGCGGACGCGGTGGACCCAGCCCGACAGGCGGACGGTTTCCCCGGCATTGGCGGCAGTCAGTTCGGCGCAGGTATGGCTGCGATAAGCATGCATGGCGGACCTCTTTCGTTCAGCCCCCGCATGAACAGCGGGAACAGGGCGAAGTCAAGGCGCAGCCTGCGTGGAATGCCCTGTCCGCCGGCCTAGAATGGCCTTGTGACCGCGCCAGAGTAGAAATACTCCCCCATCCCGACGGCGAAAAGGATGTTTCCGGCAATGGCGTGCAACGCCCAGGCATAGGGGAAGCCGCGGCGCAGATAGCCGACGGCAAAGGCCAGCCCGCCGGCAAAGGTGAACAGCGCTACGATCCAGCTCCAATACATCAGATGGGCGAGGCTGAAGATCGCGGCGTTGATCAGCACCGCCTGACCGGGCCCTGAAAACAACCTGCCAAAGCGGTGAAAGAACAGGACGCGGAAAATCAGTTCCTGCGGAAGTGCCGAAAGCAAAGGGTAGAACAGCCAGATTACCAGTATGAAACGTGTATTACCGCGCAGAAACCGGAACAGGGCGTCCGGCGCGGTCAGGTAAAGCGTGACGACCGATGCAGCGAATGTGATCGCGGAGAAGGCAAAGAAAATGCGCCAGTCAAACCGCCCCCAGCCCAAAAGCAGGGCGCGCCAGTTGAAGCCACCCGTATACCAAAGCAGCCCCAGCCCCGCCAAAGAGAACAGCGCCAGCGATTCGAAAAGGTAGCTGGGCGGCATGAAAATAGCGATGGCGACCGGGATCACCACGAAAAGCGTGACGAATTCGGCAATCAAGCGGGTCCGGCCATGCTGACCGGGCCCTGCCCAGACAAAACGCTCGCGCCTCAGCGCACCAGACGTCTGTTCAACCATGCGCGCCATTCTCCTGCGCTGCCAGCGAAGGCGTTGATATCAACATTGCCCCTGATTCCGGGGACGCTGCCCGTGCCGGTATATTGCCAGAAGGTCCAGCGTTGGCCGGGATAGACCTGACGCGGATGACCCGCGACAGAGCGCAGCCAGAACTCTGCATTCAGACGGCCAATCCCGGTGTCACGGTAGAAATCGACCGTGGTGTAGACGATGGGCCGCTGGCCATAATGGCGCTCAAGAATCGACAGGAAGATAGATGCCTCTCGCAGGATTTCCGCCGATCCGGGGCGGCGCGGGCAGGTGCGCGAATTCGTCCACTCAATGTCCAGGACCGGGGGCAGAGAGCCGCGCTCTCGTGGGACATTGCGGATATACCACGCGGCCTGCTGGGCCCCTGTGCGGCAGAAATAGTAGTAGTGATAGGCCCCGCGCGGAATGCGGGCGGCACCAGCTTCACGCCAGTAACGCTGGAATTCGGGATCGGCGTGGTCCCCGCCTTCGGTCGCTTTTAGAAAGGCGAAGCTGACGCCAGAGCGGCGCACGGTATCCCAGTCGATACGGCCCTGCCAACGCGAAATGTCGATGCCATGAACCGGCAGATTGTATGGATGCCCGCCCACCCATTGATGCGGCGCGTTATCGCCCAGTCGCGGAACGGCACCCCCGACCCAGCCGCCGCCTCCGCCGCCAGTGTTTACGACGGCCCGCTGACCGCCGCCGCAGGCTGCCAGAAGCATCAGGGTCAATGCGGAAATGATGGTGACGATGCGCTTCATATTGCCCCTCGATAAATCGGTTTTCCAACTTATCGCAGTGCGTCGGCGCAAAGTCACGACCACCTTTACCTCACGAAATCGTCAGAGGGGATGGAGACATCTGGCAGATCCTGTCGCCGAACTACTGCGTCGTCGTGGGTTCTTCGGCCGCTGCCTCTGTCTCGGTGGTGTTGGCCGTCGGTTCTTCTGTGATCGCTTCAGGGTCAGTGCCACCGAACACAAGGAATGCGATGATCACCAGCACAACCGCGACAATGATCGCAATCAGTGCCGGAAAGTGGCGTCGCGCCTGCTTTTCCACGGGCTGTTCGGGGGGATGTGCCATCTTGCCTCCTGATCAAAGCTACTATGGCACAACCCCTGCCAGCAGAACCGGTTCCTTGATCAGGCGGGGTCAGGCACAACCTTGCCGGGGTTCATGATGTTCTTCGGATCAAGCGCCGCCTTAAGCGCACCCATTACTGCCCATGCGGGTCCGTGTTGCTCCTGCATCAATCCGCGTTTGCCGATTCCGATTCCATGCTCACCCGAAACGGTGCCGCCGACCGCGATAGCGCGGCGGGCCATAGCATTTGCGACCTCTTTCGCGCGCGCGAGCTCTTCGGGATTGTCAGGTTCGATCAACAGAAGGGTATGGAAATTGCCGTCCCCAACGTGGCCGACAATATCGCCGAGGATCCCTGCATCTTCCATGTCCCGTGCGGCCGCCGCGACAGCGCCCGGCAATTCCGACATCGGCACACAGATATCCGTGACCACGCCGGTAGCGCCCGGTCGCAGCTTCAAGGTCGCCCAATACGAGGCATGACGCGCCGCCCACAGCTTGCTGCGATCCTCTGGCGAAGTTGCCCATTGAAAGCCCTGCCCGCTGAACTCCTCAGCGATCTCTCCGAAAGCCTTTGCATTGGCGCTGACGGCATCCGGAGAGCCGTTGAATTCGATCATCAGATGCGGTTGCTCCGGGTAGTCGGTGCCGGAATGCAGGTTCACGGCGCGCATGGCTATGGGGTCCAAGAACTCGATCCGCGCCATCGGTATGCCCGACTGCATGGTCATGCTGACACAGCCAACCGCATCCTCCAGCGTCGGAAATGCGCAGACCGCAGCCGCCACATCTTCGGGCTGGCCATGCAGGCGAAGGGTCAGTTCGGTGATGATCCCCAGCGTTCCTTCAGAGCCGACCATCAGCGCCGTCAGATCGTATCCCGCACTGGACTTCGCGGCCTTTGTCCCGGTCCGGATGATGGTGCCGTCCGCCAGCACGACCTCTAGCGCAAGCACGGCGTCGCGCATCGTGCCATAGCGCACCGCCATCGTTCCCGATGCCCGTGTCGCGGCCATCCCGCCAAGGCTGGCATTCGCGCCCGGATCGATGGGAAAGAACAGCCCCGTTGCGCGAAGCTCGGTGTTCAGCGCTTCTCGCGTGACACCGGGTTGAACGACGGCCAGCATATCCTCTGGCGCGATGTCCAGAACCTTGTCCATCCGCATCAGGTCAAGGACCAACCCTCCCGCAACGGCAAGCGCGTGGCCTTCCAGCGACGTTCCGGTGCCCCAGCCGATCACCGGACAGCCATGCCGGTTGCAGATCGCAAGGATGCGGCTGACCTCTTCCGTCGTTTCGGGCCATGCGACCGCGTCGGGTGGCGGGGCACGGTGCCATGTCTCTGATTGACCATGCGCGTCGCGGTCGGCCTTTTTCTGTGACAGCCGATCCCCAATCACATCGCGAATTTCGTCAAAGGCCTGCTGATGGTTGACCATGGGTTCCCCCTTTTGCTTCATGACAACATGGCCCAAGCAGAACCGCCGCGAAAGCCCAAGAAGCAGACAACGACCGGCCATTGGCTGGCCGGCGGCATCTGGCCGTCACGTCTGCACCTTGCGCGCGCGCTTCGCATTATCCGAAAGCGAGGGCCAAGCCAGATTCAGTTCTGGGTTCTGGCGCTGCTGATCGGTATCGGCGCAGGTCTGGCGGCTCTGTTCTTCCGTTATGGTGTTACGGCGCTGATGCGGGCTTTCTACGGCATCGACGATCAGGCACTGACGAATGAAGCTGCCCGGATGCCGTGGTGGTGGCTGGTGCTGGTGCCGACGATTGGCGGGTTGATCGTCGGGCTGATCCTTGATCGTTTCACCGTGGCCGGGCGCGCCGCCACCGTGGCCGATGTGATCGAGGATGCGGCACTGGAAGGCGGGCGCGTCAAGATGGGCGAAGGTGTGGCCTCTGCCACGGCATCGCTTATCACGCTTGGCATGGGTGGGTCGTCGGGCCGTGAAGGGCCGGTGGTGCATCTGGCAGGCGTCCTGTCCACCTGGTTCGCCACCCGTATCAATGCCAGCCCTATCGCGGGGCGAGAGCTTCTGGGCTGCGCGGTGGCAGGTGCCGTCGCCGCCAGCTTCAACGCCCCGATTGCCGGTGCCCTTTTCGCGCATGAGGTGATCCTTCGCCACTTTGCCGCCCATGCCTTCGCGCCTATCGCGATTTCCGCCGTGGCGGGGGCGGTCATCAACCGGCAGGCCTTTGGCGGCGCGACAGAGTTCGCCCTGCCCGGAGAGCCGGGCCTCAGCTTCTACGTCGAACTACCCGCCTTCATGATCCTTGGCATCGTCTCTGCCCTTGTCGCAGCCGCGCTTGTCTGGGCCGTGCTGCGTGCCGATCAAACGGGCAATGCCGTGATGGATCGGACGGGCTGGCCACGCTGGGCGAGGCCGATGGTGGCAGGCGCGCTGCTAGGACTGCTTGCCATTCCCTTTCCGCATATTATCGGCGTCGGATATCAGACAACCTTCGCCGCGCTTCGCGGTGCATTTGGCCTGCAAGAGGTCATCATATTCGCGGTGGCCAAGGTGATCGCCGTTTCCCTGACCCTTGGCGGCAGGATGGGTGGCGGGATATTTTCGCCGGCGCTTGTTCTGGGGGCGCTGACCGGGCTGGCCTTTGGCATGATCGCCACCGCCGCTGTTCCAAGCATGTCGGGCAGCACGACGATCTATGCGATGGCGGGCATGGGCGCGGTCGCCGCCGCAGTGCTTGGGGCGCCGATCTCCACAGCGCTGATCGTGTTCGAGATGACCGGCGATTTTCAGACCGGGATCGCGGTCATGGCCGCCGTGTCAATGTCATCGGCACTGGCGTCGCGTCTGCTGCACAGGTCTTTCTTCCTGACACAGCTGGAACTGCGCGGCGTTCATATTGCCGAAGGGCCGCAGGTCTGGTTGCCGCAGAAAATGCGGATCAACTCTCTGATCCGCTCACTTGACGCGGAAAATGCACCCGCCCCGGATCTGGTGCGAAATCTTGCACTGTCAGGTAGGGCGCTTGTCGATGGCGAGACGCTGGACCGCGCCTTGTCAGAGTTTCGGCGGACCGGCGCGGCATTCCTGCCGATCATCCGCCCGGTCGTGCCGCGCGAGCCCGATGCAATTGGCCCGCCTCCACCGCCGGAGATCATCGGCGCGCTTTATCACGTCGATGCACTTCAGGCGCTGAACCGTGCGCTTGCGGATGCGGCAGCAGAGGAACACGGCTAGGGCGCGACCAGCTGCCCCTGCTCCAGCCTGACAACCCGGTCCATCCGCGCGGCCAGCTCAAGGTTATGCGTCGCAATCAGTGCCGACAGCCCGGTTTCGCGCACAAGCGACATCAGCACGCCGAACACGCGATCCGACGTATCAGGGTCGAGATTGCCCGTCGGCTCATCAGCCAGCAGAAGTGCCGGCTCATTCGCCAATGCGCGGCAAAAGGCGACCCGTTGCTGTTCCCCGCCCGAAAGCTCTGCCGGTCTGTGATCGGCACGGTCTTTCAGCCCGACGCGGTCCAACAACAGTTCCGCACGTTCCTTCGCCTGCTTTTCCGGTATCGCATTCGCCAATTGTGGCAGCACGATATTCTCAGCCGCGCTGAACTCCGGCAAAAGATGGTGGAACTGGTAGATAAAGCCAAGATCACGACGGCGGGCGGTCGTGCGCACCATGTCCCGCTCTCCGGTCAGGTCGGCACCGTTGAGCATGACGGAGCCCGCATCTGGCGTATCCAGCAGCCCGGCAATATGCAAAAGCGTCGATTTGCCCGCGCCAGAGGGCGCGACAAGGGCAACAACCTCACCTTGCCCGACCGTCAGGTTCAGCCCACGCAACACGTCGATCTGGCCGGGTGTGCCCCGGTTATAGGTCTTTTCGATTCCGTCGAGGCGCAGCACATCACTCATAACGAAGGGCCTCCACCGGGTTCATGCGGGCTGCCCTTGCAGCCGGGAAAATGGTGACAAGAAAGCTGAGCACCAGCGACAGCGTGACCGCCTTGCCGATATCAGCGAGGCGCAGCTTGGCGGGCAGCTCATAGATACCGCGCACAGACGGGTCCCATGCGCCACCGCCAGAGAACCAGTTCACCGCCGTCATGATATGATCGACATTCAGCGATACGATGACGCCAAGAACCACGCCCGCAATCGTCCCGATGATCCCGGTGAATGCGCCACACAGGAAAAAGACGCGCAGCACCGCGCGCTCTGTCAGCCCGATCGTGCGCAGGATGCCGATGTCGCGGCCCTTGTTTTTCACCAGCATGATCAGGCCAGAGGTGATGTTCATCGTGGCAATCAGGACCAGGACGGACAGGATGATGAACATCACGTCATCCTCCATATCCAGTGCTTTCAGGAAGCTGGCAGAGCTGTCCTTCCACGTCCACACCTGCGCGCCTTCGCCCGCCGCCTGCATCAGCGGTAGGGTCCAGTCGCTGATCCGGTCAGGATCATCAACGAAGATCTCGATCTCATCAGCGACACCTTCGCGGTTGAAATAGGATTGCGCTTCGGTCAGCGGCATGAAAACGCGGGTGCGGTCGATGTCATAGCGTCCCGCAGTGAAGATATAGACAACCTCATAGGCATTGACGCGGGGGCTGGTGCCGAATGCAGTCTGTGCGCCCTCGGGTGCGATGAGGCGGATGCGGTCGCCGGTGGTGACGCCGAGTTCGCGGGCGATGCCGGAACCGATGGCGATGCCGCGCTCGAAATCGTCGATATTGCCAAGGGCGGTTGATGGGTCGGCGATGCGGGTCATCGCTTTCAGATCGTCCAGCTTGATGCCGAAAACCTCTGCCACATTGGCGGCACCGTTCGAGGTCGCCATGACCTGTCCCTTGACGACCGGGGCCGTGCTGACGACGCCCGGAACATCGGCCAGACGCTGCGCCATTTCGTCGTAATCGCTGATCCGGCCGGGCTGAAGATAGACCTCTTCCGTCAGCTCATTGGTGAAGGTGGTGGGCGACATATAGACAGAGGTATGGGCATTGGCACCAAGCATTGTGTCCACGAATTCGGCGCGGAAGCCGGTGCGGACGGCGAGGGTGACGATCAGCGCGGCCACGCCTAGCGCGATGCCGACAAGGCTGATCCATGTCATCACCGAAACCCCACCTTCGGCGCGGCGGGCGCGGAGATAGCGCCAAGCGATCAGGAATTCGTAGCGCGAGAAGGGCTTTGGGTTGGTGGCAGGGCTTGGCATATGCGGTCCTTTGGTTGGGCGGGAACCTGATCGGAAAGCAGGCAGAGCGCAAGCCGACAATGCCGTGATCGGGGCGTATGTTTTGCGTATGGAATGCGTATATATGCCGTTTATAATCCGTATATGCAGGCAAGGGGCGCTGCCCCTCGGCGCGTGCCGCGCCTCACCCCGAGGTATTTGAACACCAAAGACGGGCACGTCTTGTCCGGGACGGACCGATGCGGCAAGAAGGCGGGCATGGCAAAACCCGTTACCATCTTCACCTGTCAGGAATGCGGCGCGACCCATAAGAAATGGGCCGGACGCTGTGACGCCTGCGGGGCCTGGAACTCGATCGTCGAAGAAGCACCTTTGTCCCAGGGGCCAAGGCGCGGGCTTGGTGCTGTGAAGGGCAAGACCGTGCCTTTGAGCGCATTGTCCACCGAAGAGCCGCCCCCGCCGCGTGCCGAAAGCGGGATGGCGGAGTTTGACCGGGTGCTGGGCGGCGGTCTGGTGCCGGGATCGGCCGTTCTGGTGGGCGGCGATCCGGGTATCGGGAAATCGACCTTGCTGTTACAGGCCGCGGCTGCGTTTGCGACGCGGGGGCAGAGCGCGATCTATATCTCTGGCGAGGAAGCCTCGGCTCAGGTTCGGATGCGGGCGCAGCGGTTGGGGCTGGCAGAGGCGCCTGTCAGGCTGGGCTCAGAGACCGCGCTGCGCGATATTCTGACCACGCTGGATGCCGAGCGGCCCGATCTTGCGGTGATCGATTCCATCCAGACGCTGTGGTCGGACACGGTGGAGGCAGCACCTGGCAGCGTATCGCAGGTTCGGGCCTCTGCCCATGAGTTGGTGACATTTGCCAAGAAGCGCGGCGTGGCGGTGGTGATCGTCGGTCATGTCACCAAGGAGGGACAGATTGCCGGCCCTCGCGTGGTTGAGCATATGGTCGATACGGTTCTGTACTTCGAAGGAGAGCGCGGGCATCAGTTCCGCATTCTGCGCGCCGTGAAAAACCGCTTTGGTCCCGCAGATGAGATCGGTGTCTTTGAAATGACCGGCGGTGGGCTGGCAGAGGTCGCCAACCCCTCTGCCTTGTTTTTGTCGGAACGCGGGCAGCCCAGCCCCGGATCGGCGGTTTTCGCCGGTATCGAGGGCACGCGCCCGGTGCTGACGGAGATACAGGCCCTGGTCGCGCCTTCGACGCTGGCCAGCCCGCGCCGCACGGTCGTTGGCCTGGACAGCGGGCGCGTCAGCACCATCCTTGCCGTGCTGGAGGCGCGTTGCGGGATTCCCTTTGCAGGGCTGGACGTTTTTCTGAATGTCGCGGGCGGAATGCGCGTACAGGAGCCCGCCGCAGACCTTGCGATTGCAGCGGCTTTGCTGAGCGCGCGCGAGGACAGCGCCCTGCCCGCCGACTGTGTCACTTTTGGCGAAATCAGCCTTTCGGGCGCATTGCGCCCGGTCGCTCAGGCGGAAAACAGGTTGAAAGAAGCACAAAAACTTGGTTTTTCACATGCGATCATACCTGCCTCTTCGAAAATCGAGGGGTCGCGGGACATGCGGCTGGACCGGATCGCGGATCTGACAAGCTTTGTCGGAGAGGTTTTCGGTGCCGGCTAAAAAGGGACAGTGCGGCCATAACTGCCGCGAAAAGGTGGATAAATGGACGGCTTTACCATTATCGACGCCGTAGTTGCGGCTGTCATCATCCTGTCGGCGATCCTCGCCTATGCGCGGGGGTTCGTGCGCGAATCACTTGCGATTCTGGGATGGATCGGGGCCGCAGTGCTGGCCTTTATCTTCGCGGGCACGCTGCGGCCGATGATTGCGCAGATCCCGTTTCTGGATCAATTCCTTGGTGAAAGCTGCGAATTGGCGACCATCGCAGCCTTCGCCGTTGCCTTCGCACTGGCGCTTGTGCTGTTTTCGATCATCACCCCTCTGTTTTCGTCGGTGGTCCAGCGTTCGGCGCTTGGCGGTGTCGATCAGGGGATGGGTTTTCTGTTCGGGGTCGCGCGCGGCATCCTGCTGGTTGCGATAGCTTTCATCGTTTACGATCGGATCATGGCCTCTTCTCCGGTGCCGATGGTTGATAATTCGCGCACCGCGAAGGTGCTGGATCGTATGGTCGGCAGGCTGGATTCGGAAATTCCGCAAGATGCACCGG contains the following coding sequences:
- a CDS encoding ABC transporter ATP-binding protein, which gives rise to MSDVLRLDGIEKTYNRGTPGQIDVLRGLNLTVGQGEVVALVAPSGAGKSTLLHIAGLLDTPDAGSVMLNGADLTGERDMVRTTARRRDLGFIYQFHHLLPEFSAAENIVLPQLANAIPEKQAKERAELLLDRVGLKDRADHRPAELSGGEQQRVAFCRALANEPALLLADEPTGNLDPDTSDRVFGVLMSLVRETGLSALIATHNLELAARMDRVVRLEQGQLVAP
- the radA gene encoding DNA repair protein RadA, with product MAKPVTIFTCQECGATHKKWAGRCDACGAWNSIVEEAPLSQGPRRGLGAVKGKTVPLSALSTEEPPPPRAESGMAEFDRVLGGGLVPGSAVLVGGDPGIGKSTLLLQAAAAFATRGQSAIYISGEEASAQVRMRAQRLGLAEAPVRLGSETALRDILTTLDAERPDLAVIDSIQTLWSDTVEAAPGSVSQVRASAHELVTFAKKRGVAVVIVGHVTKEGQIAGPRVVEHMVDTVLYFEGERGHQFRILRAVKNRFGPADEIGVFEMTGGGLAEVANPSALFLSERGQPSPGSAVFAGIEGTRPVLTEIQALVAPSTLASPRRTVVGLDSGRVSTILAVLEARCGIPFAGLDVFLNVAGGMRVQEPAADLAIAAALLSAREDSALPADCVTFGEISLSGALRPVAQAENRLKEAQKLGFSHAIIPASSKIEGSRDMRLDRIADLTSFVGEVFGAG
- a CDS encoding lipoprotein-releasing ABC transporter permease subunit, producing MPSPATNPKPFSRYEFLIAWRYLRARRAEGGVSVMTWISLVGIALGVAALIVTLAVRTGFRAEFVDTMLGANAHTSVYMSPTTFTNELTEEVYLQPGRISDYDEMAQRLADVPGVVSTAPVVKGQVMATSNGAANVAEVFGIKLDDLKAMTRIADPSTALGNIDDFERGIAIGSGIARELGVTTGDRIRLIAPEGAQTAFGTSPRVNAYEVVYIFTAGRYDIDRTRVFMPLTEAQSYFNREGVADEIEIFVDDPDRISDWTLPLMQAAGEGAQVWTWKDSSASFLKALDMEDDVMFIILSVLVLIATMNITSGLIMLVKNKGRDIGILRTIGLTERAVLRVFFLCGAFTGIIGTIAGVVLGVIVSLNVDHIMTAVNWFSGGGAWDPSVRGIYELPAKLRLADIGKAVTLSLVLSFLVTIFPAARAARMNPVEALRYE
- a CDS encoding CvpA family protein; this translates as MDGFTIIDAVVAAVIILSAILAYARGFVRESLAILGWIGAAVLAFIFAGTLRPMIAQIPFLDQFLGESCELATIAAFAVAFALALVLFSIITPLFSSVVQRSALGGVDQGMGFLFGVARGILLVAIAFIVYDRIMASSPVPMVDNSRTAKVLDRMVGRLDSEIPQDAPGWITNRYNQLVSGCVGDGITPDEATTPPEGNAPAETEATPATEAAAPASN